The bacterium genomic sequence TCGCATTTTCCCGCGTCGGCTCCTCCCCGGGACCGCAGGTGTCCTCACCTGCTTCGAAGGTGATTTGCCGGCGCGGACGCAACCGCGCACTCCGCTTCGCTCCGTTTGCGGCCCTGACACCGCCCCTGGGACCGCGGGCCGCTGGCCCGCTTATACGCCAAACCCGATCCCGGAAGCTCCGTCTCGGAGCGTGGCGCGCTTCGAACCGTAAGCCGGCCCGCATGGCCACCCGCCCGGTTTTCGGGTAAACAGTCGCCATCGTTTTACCGATACCTGTGGGGATGGGAATCGTGCGTTCCAGCTTTGATGCCCGCCGCGCCCGCGCGCCGCGTTTCGCGATTTTGGCGCTCGCGTGCGCGCTCGTCTTCGCCGCCGCGTGCGACGTCGATCCCGGCGCTCGCCCGGTTGACGCGGCGTCGACCGTCGCGGGCTTGACCGCGCCGGGCGGCGGCGATGCCCCCGCGCGGCTTATCACCGATTTCCTCATCGACATCGACGATCGCGCCCTGGGCGTGGACACGCGCGCCGATGGACCCGGCGAGGCCGCGCGCCTGCGGCCGGTCGCCATCGAAGGCGGCGCGCTCGGCGCGCGCGACGAGATTTTCCTGCCGCTGTTTGACGATGCGCAATTCCTCGCGTTGGGTGAGCGCGTCGTTCGGCGCGGCCCGCGCGATTTCACCTGGTTTGGGCGCGTGGCCGGCGAGGAAATCTCGCACGTCGTGCTCGTCGTGAGGGACGGGCGCGTCACCGGCAACATCGGCGCGGGCGGCGCGCTCTATCAGATCCGCCCGCGTTTCGACGGCCTGCACGACGTCATCGAGGTCGACGGCGCCGCGTTCCCCGAATGCGAAACCGGACCGGCGCACGAGGTCATCGCGCCGGCCGATACCGCTGCCGCCGCGCCGCCGGTCGGCTCGGTGGACGACGGCTCCCTGGTCGACGTACTCGTCGCCTACACCCCCGCCGCCGCGGGCGCCGTACCCGACATCGGCGCGGTCATCCAGTTAGCCGTCGACGAAACAAACCAGGGGTACGAGGACAGCGGCGTCAATCACCGCCTGCGCCTCGTGGGCACGGCTGAGACCGCCTACACCGAGTCCACGCTCGACATGTCGATCGACCTCGCGCGCCTGCGATTCAAGAACGACGGCAACATGGACGAGCTTCACGCGCTGCGGGATACGCTCTTCGCCGATCTCGTCGTGCTCATCTCGAACACCGGCAGCGGCTGCGGCATCGCCTACATCATGTCGGTCATCTCGCCCGGTTTCGAGGACTCCGGCTTCTCCGTCACCAAGCTCTCGTGCGCGACCGGCAACTACACGTTTGGGCACGAGATCGGCCACAACATGTCGGCGCGCCACGACCGATACGTCGATGACACCGACAATTTCCCGTACAAATACAATCACGGTTACGTCGACGAGGCCGCGGGCTGGCGCACGGTGATGGCCTACAACACGCGGTGCACCGACAACGGCGGAAGCTGCACGCGCATCCTGCGCTGGTCGAATCCCGACGGCATCCATGACGGCCGCGTCACCGGCATCGTCGAGGGCGATCCCGAAGCGGCGGACAACCGCAAGACGCTCAACAACACCGCGTTCACCACCGCGAACTTCCGCGTCGTCCCGACCACGACCACCACGACGACCACCACGACGACCACCACCACGACGACCACGACAACTTCTACGACCACAACCACGACCACGACCACCACGACGACGAGCACTTCGACGTCTACTTCGACGAGCACTTCGACTTCGACCACGACGCAGCCGACGACAACGACGACAAGCACAAGCACGACAACCACAACGTCTACATCGACATCGACAACGACGAGTACGACGACGACCACGACAACGTCGTCATCGACAACGACGAGCACCACGACAACAACCACAAGCACAACGACAACGTCTTCATCGACGACGACATCGACAACAACCACAAGCACATCTTCAACGACGACAACGACGACAACGTCTTCGACGACAACTCAACCATCCACCACGACCACCACGACATCGACGACGACCACCACGACGATCCCCGGCGATGACGACGACGCCACCGACGACGATACCGCGGACGACGATACGGACGACGATATGGACGACGACGCGGATGACGACACGGGCGACGACGGCCTGCCCGACGACGACACGGACGACACCGGCGGCTCGCCGTTCCCGGACGATGACGACACGGGCGGCGACGACGACGCCTCCTCCGACGACGACACCGACCTCCTCCCGGACGCCGGTGCCGAGCGCAAGAACGACGACGAAGCAAGCTGCGGCTGCGGCTGCTGACCCTGAGTCCGCCGAGCGCCAGCTCGGCCTTGCGAACGCCGTCTCGCCGCCGCGCCCCCAAATACCACGCGCGCCCTTCGACTCGCGCGGCCCCTCCCCGGGACCGCAGGTGTCCTCACCTGCTTCGAAAACAAGCCTCCCCCCACGCGCCGCGACGCCTTCAGAATCCGTGAAATCGGTGTAATCTATGGATTCACCCCTCCGGAAAGGAATCGTTTTGCCGAAAACCGACCAGCCCGGCACCTCCGCCGTTCTCTCGCTCGTCATCCCCGGCGTCGGTCAGATCTACAACGGCGACTTCTGGCGCGGCATCTTCTGGCTCGTCATCACGCCCGGCTTCTGGATCGGCACCGGCGGCGCACTCGGTTGGGTTTGCCATCTCGTCGCCGCCTACACCGCCTACGACCGCGCCCGCGACAAATTGCAAGGCGGTTTGTGATTGACGAATGACGAATGGGCTTGCGATGGGCATTCCCATTTCCCAATTGGTCTGATTTCATTTCGGCGCCGTTTCCGCTAAAATTTACCGCCATTTTTGAACGGACCGCGCGCCCGGCGCGTCCATGAATTCGGGACGAAGGTAGCCAGTTGCATCCAATCCTGTTCTCCATCGGCGACACGGATATCCACTTCTTCCAGGTGTTCTTCCCGCTGACGCTGCTGTTTGGCGCCGTCGCCTCCACGCGCCGCGCCGCGAGGGAAGGCTTCAACCCGGAACTCATCCTCACGATGCTCGTGTGGACCGTCATCGGCCTCATGGTCGGCGCGCGCTTCATCGACGTGATCGTCCACCCCGGCACGTACCTCGCGGACCCCTCCCGGCTT encodes the following:
- a CDS encoding zinc-dependent metalloprotease yields the protein MRSSFDARRARAPRFAILALACALVFAAACDVDPGARPVDAASTVAGLTAPGGGDAPARLITDFLIDIDDRALGVDTRADGPGEAARLRPVAIEGGALGARDEIFLPLFDDAQFLALGERVVRRGPRDFTWFGRVAGEEISHVVLVVRDGRVTGNIGAGGALYQIRPRFDGLHDVIEVDGAAFPECETGPAHEVIAPADTAAAAPPVGSVDDGSLVDVLVAYTPAAAGAVPDIGAVIQLAVDETNQGYEDSGVNHRLRLVGTAETAYTESTLDMSIDLARLRFKNDGNMDELHALRDTLFADLVVLISNTGSGCGIAYIMSVISPGFEDSGFSVTKLSCATGNYTFGHEIGHNMSARHDRYVDDTDNFPYKYNHGYVDEAAGWRTVMAYNTRCTDNGGSCTRILRWSNPDGIHDGRVTGIVEGDPEAADNRKTLNNTAFTTANFRVVPTTTTTTTTTTTTTTTTTTTSTTTTTTTTTTTTSTSTSTSTSTSTSTTTQPTTTTTSTSTTTTTSTSTSTTTSTTTTTTTSSSTTTSTTTTTTSTTTTSSSTTTSTTTTSTSSTTTTTTTSSTTTQPSTTTTTTSTTTTTTIPGDDDDATDDDTADDDTDDDMDDDADDDTGDDGLPDDDTDDTGGSPFPDDDDTGGDDDASSDDDTDLLPDAGAERKNDDEASCGCGC